CGATCGATTCAGAATCAGGATTTTGGACAAATTGCACAACATTGGGTTTGCTGGATTAGGAAATCTACTTTTCAGTTCACTAAGAAGTCTTTCAATTATGCGTGCAGGTCAGATCGAAAATGCAGTTTGAACGATTATTGATAATAAGacgaaaaagaaaagctaATATGATAAGCGGATAAAACTACCATAAACGGAAAATATAATTCCGCTGAAAAACGGTTAAGTCGCTGAGAGCTAATTTAATATCTTCAAGTAATACCTTTCTTTTTAGATATCCTTTTGATGAaccttattcttctctttctttcaatctttAACTAGCATATTGTCTGGTGATCTTGATTGAAACTCAGTATTATATGAGATCATTTCAAAAGCCACGTCTTGATGCAGCTTCTAAAAGGCCGGTTGAAAATCCAATAAGCCTGGACCGAAAAGGAGATGACTCGTCTGCTGTTACAACAGGGAAAAGTGCCTCGAAGGTCGCGCCTGCCTACGAATTTCAAGTAGATGATAGCCTAGATCGACCAGACTTAGATTATGATTCGGAAGATGCCGATATCACAGGCCTGTCACATTATCGAATGTATCACGGTCATCAAGTGGTGATTGAAACTAAAGATATAGCCCTTTCCACCAAACTCAAattccaattcttctcgGCAAACCTTAATCTAATCATGCTTGGACTTATAGATCAGACGCTCGGTTCTGTTATGGAGTATGTTTTGGCGGACTATCAAATTGACAGAATCAAAGTTTCATACCTTTTTCTCGTGAGCACCTTTGGATATGTGCCGGCCAGTTTCTTAAATCACTTTCTAATATACAACTTTGGTCTTTTCAAAGTATATCTTTCTGGAGTTGTATGTCTCTGCGTTGGTTGCAGTATATATGGACTTAAATCTCCTTATTTGTGTCTTATGTTGGGATCTTTGATTAACGGATTCGGCTCAGGGTTGACAGACTGCTGTATCAATATTTTTATTGGTAATCTAAAGCACTCAAACCAGCTTCTAGGTGTTATGCATTCTAGTTATGGTTTGGGTTGCTTAATTAGTCCTGCACTTGTCATAAATCTTATAAATAGGGGGTTTCCTTGGCCACATTTTTACTTCTTGATAGCTGCGGTGGGTCTTGCTAACTTTGCCTGCGTTTGGTTCTCTTACAGTAATGAGACCAAATGGAAGTTTAGATATGTGTCCGATTATGATAGAAAACTGAATGGTGATAATGGAGATGAAACCACCGCCTGGGAGACCATTCAGAATAAGTACGTGCTTTTCTACTCTTTTGCATTATTCGTTTACATAGGTAGTGAATTAAGCGTCGGCATTTGGTTATTCAACTACGTTTTTAATATAAAGCGGGTCACTGAACAAACGGCGTCTTTCATTACTAGCGGATACTGGGCCTGCGTGACTCTTGGGAGATTTTTCCTTGGCTTTGTCACTGGAAAGTACTTTGATAGACTGGAAGTTCGGGCCATCATTATTTATTGCAGCTTGGTGGTGATTTTTTGCTCAGGTTTTTGGGCTTTAAGTGCAAGTGTTGTTGCACAAACAGTTTGCATTTTTGGTATGGGATTCTTCGTTGGACCGCTATTTGCTACGAGCGTGGTTATTGCTCTTCGCTCTCTTCCTCAAAGGTACACCGTTAGTGGAATATCGCTAATTGCAGGATTAGGAAGCGCTGGTGCTGCCGTGATACCTCCTATAATGGGCTTTGTCTCTGAGAAATTTGGTGCCGGTCATGGTGAAGGCCTTGTATACTTTCCGGTTTTGGTCCTAATAACATTCAGTTTTGCAGGTTCCCTATGGTTATGTTTTTATTTATTACATCGGAAAACTTTCGatcttttccaaagatTGAGCTGATTCTCAAAGTGCAGTATTATAATGCTGCATCGCATATACAATCAAGGGTTTATGAAAATCGAATAATATAGTGAATGTTGCCGAAGTAGACATATAAAGATAAAAGAATTTATCGAAGGTATTGGCTCAGCCGAAAATACTGATGCTCTCTGTCAATGCTATCATCTGGAGTTGTTTTGAGTATCGAAAAAATTACCGTATTTGAAAAGTATGTCATGATGGCAACACCTTGAGATGAGCCTGCAAATGAGCTGAATTCTCATCTATGAAGGTGATTGCATGGAAAAACCTGGATAGTGTAAAATATATTTACCTGCTTTGAATTATGTATAACTGATGTTCCATCAGACAAGAGCTCTTCAATTGATTCCGTATCGATTTCTTAACCTGAATCAGCTGCATAATTATCTGGGGGTTATATATTGCCTTCTGTATCCCACTTACAGAGTTCTTTTAACGAAAATCCTTCTGCATTAGGGAAGAACGAATTGTCGAAATATTGCCTTTGATGAACCTCATGGGAAGCGGAAACGTCTTCTGTGATTACTTTGAATGAAGGTTTCCAGTTTTTGTTTATTAGAAAAAGACCAACAGGAGCAGAATCAAGAGCAGACGAGGAAGCTGTAGATAAAGAACCAGTTTCGGTAGACTCAATGCCTTCGAATATCCTTTGAAGGTTTATTTCTTGACGAATGATACCATTTTGACTATTTTCGGAAATATTATTAACCGCACCATTCTGTGCATTGGTCAGAAGAATAACTAGTGGATTTTCGTGATGAGCACCTTTGGTATCAGATCCCTTACCGAAATCACTTGCATCCAAATCGTCTATAGATATTTCGGGGTCGGAAAACACACTATCGGTGAAAAGTTTATCCACATCGATACGTATATCCGCAAATCTCTTTTGCTCTTCACCAGATGGGAAATCAACATAATTTTCAGTAGAATATTTATGATCATaagatccagaaagagTTAGCAAAGGGTCTCTTACATTTGAAATTCCTTCACTACTAAAACTACCCGGTAGTTTCAAAGATAAGATGGCTTGAATCATTTTCAGATTGATAGGCATATAATTATGAATTTTCTCTAGGGCGAACAGCATCGGATAAGATTCAGGCCATTTAAACACGCTgctcttcaaaatctggAATATTTGAACAAGAAATCTACGGGCTGCATTGGAAATTGATTCTTCATCGCTGTAGGTGAGAGATGACATAATAATAGTGGAAACGGAGAGAGCATTATGAATCATCAAGATATAATGAACCAGCATGTTGCTGTTCACCATAAAATTTAAAACTTGCATTATCATTTGTGCAGCCTGAAAAGATATTGCCCAAGATGGATAATTCTCATTAGGGTTCCGAACAATTTCAGCCTGA
The sequence above is a segment of the Brettanomyces nanus chromosome 4, complete sequence genome. Coding sequences within it:
- a CDS encoding uncharacterized protein (EggNog:ENOG41), translated to MLGLIDQTLGSVMEYVLADYQIDRIKVSYLFLVSTFGYVPASFLNHFLIYNFGLFKVYLSGVVCLCVGCSIYGLKSPYLCLMLGSLINGFGSGLTDCCINIFIGNLKHSNQLLGVMHSSYGLGCLISPALVINLINRGFPWPHFYFLIAAVGLANFACVWFSYSNETKWKFRYVSDYDRKLNGDNGDETTAWETIQNKYVLFYSFALFVYIGSELSVGIWLFNYVFNIKRVTEQTASFITSGYWACVTLGRFFLGFVTGKYFDRLEVRAIIIYCSLVVIFCSGFWALSASVVAQTVCIFGMGFFVGPLFATSVVIALRSLPQRYTVSGISLIAGLGSAGAAVIPPIMGFVSEKFGAGHVVLSIEKITVFEKYVMMATP